tactttttaatttctttcaaaactaaaataaaaatgaCTTCTGATATAAAATTGCCACTTATAGGATACATTGGTATTCTATCCAATTATAGCAGTGGCACACAGACTGTGTGCATGTAGTTGTGTGCGTTCAACTGTTATAATTCGGTATAAATACCAAAGTATGGAATGTGAGAGTTGTACCCATTGTCCAATGAGGTGATTTGGTTGATTATACCCTGTAGTTGAAAAAAAAGTCACAAAAAAATGAAATTGTCTAGCTACTTCTTGTCTTCTAGCATTTAGTGCaaagaaagaataaaaaaaaaagacaaaaaaatgaaattatcTAAGCTACTTCTTGCATTTAGCGCAAAGAAAGAATAAGCAAGAAGCTCCTAAGTTTGTAGTTGAATTCAACACCAAAGATCTTCCAAATGAATAGATATTTGTTTCTACAAGTTAAAGTGGACAATAAGGCTATACGGTGTGGCTGCGGTCTGGGACCGCGGTTTGTGCCACCTGGACCGCGCACACCTCCCCCAGACCGCGGTCATGCGCGGTTTTGGCCGCAGTGCGGTCCTTTAGTGTCGTGTTTGGCGATTGGTTGATGGGTGTATTGACCGTTGAATGGGTTGTtgcataattaattttttttttcttttttgctttTTCTTTCCTATACATACATATCAACTTCATTTGTTTTTCACAAcacaatctcttctctctctaaaaatttaaaaaaaaatcaccaCTCTCTCAAAAatgtcatcttcttcatcttctgaagaATGTCAGACTATTTTTGATACCGCTATTGCATGTGTTCAAATGGCGGAACAAAACATACAACGTTGTATGTAACAACGCAGCTGCAAGTTCTCAACGGAGAACACGAAGATATATTTGCAAAAATCGTGAAGAAGCCAACCAACGTTTGGTGCAGGACTATTTTGCAAAGAATGCCACTTATCAAGGGTATTATTTTCGTAGGCGCTTTAGAATGCTCAAATGTTTATACAAACGTATAGTTCAAGATGTAACGAGGGAGTGCATTTTTTTTCAACAACGCTACGATGCTAGAGGTACACCCGGTTTCACTCCCTTACAAAAATGCACGGCCACACATCAACGTTTAGCATATGACATACCGCTTGATGCGTTAGACAAAATTTTTAGGATGTCTGCTAGGATCGCACGAGACAGTCTCCATTTTTTCTGTAAAACTGTGATTCAGTTTTATGCTCCAAAATATTTACGTAAGCCTACACGTAATAACATCCTGCAATTGCAAGCTCATCATGCTAGTGTGCATGGGTTTCTTGGAATGCTAGGAAGCTTAGATTGTCTCCATTGGGCATGGAAAAATTGCCTTACATCATATATGGGCAATTTACCCGAGGTGATCATGGTCACCAAACGGTCATACTTGAAGCAGTTGCATCACAATATATGTGGATTTGACATGATTTTTTTGGTTCTCCTGGTTCGATTAACGACATCAATGTTCTTAATCGTTCACCAATAATTAACAACATATACGATGGATCCGCACCAGATTCTTCTTTTCAAAGTCCGTGGAACGCCATATAAGTATGGTTATTATCTGTTCGATGGAATCTATCCTGAGTATGCTGTGTTTGTTATATCGTTTATGTGTCCACATGGTTCTAGACGAAAGAAATTCTAGAGAGCTCAAGAAAGAGCTAGGAAGGATGTTGAGCGTGCTTTTGGAGCTCTGAAGAAACGATGGTTCATATTGAAAAAACCAGCAGCTTATTTAGGCAAGAAAAAACTTCAAGAAATCATGTATACATGTCTCATATTGCATAACATGATTATTGAAGACGAAGGAAGAGCGATATGTGCGTTTGACGACGAAGAAACCATATGAGAGACACAACCAATAGAAATTGATGGCGAAGAATATATGAACAGGAGAGCAGAGATACGTTGCACTGAAACATTTCACAATCTTCGCAATGACTTGGTGGAACACATTTACGGGGTTCAAAACATTAACCTTAATTTGGATCCACCGGATGACCCCGAAGACGAGTTCTCGGAGAACGACTTTATGTATTttgctttagttattttatttgtgttttttaaGTTTTTAGGATTATTTAAATGTCATGTGTGTGGTAttcgtgttttttttttggtaacgcaatgtaatttttatttttttttcaagtaatgaaaaattatgttttttttattaaaatagaagttttattaaattaaaatagttaaaaaaaagttttattaaattaaaatagttaaaaaaacaaaaaataaaagaaaataaaagtatGACACCACTCCCTTGGTGTGGTAAGAAACCACACTCGTGTGATAAAAAATGACATGACGCTTATGTGGCGGGGGAGAGAGTCCGGTTTCGGTGACACTACTCCCTCCAGCCTAATAATTGCGACTTACAACACCATCCGATATATATATGTACGacaactcttcatatttaaaaaaacaaaatacctaaaatacatacatacacctATATACACATAgattcacacacatacacatacttgTTGATCACCATCCAAGATCGCTTGATACTCTTCTTTTTCTGATTAAAAGACCAtccaaaataacaataaaaaagaTTGGACAAACATAAGTGCCAAAAATATAAAGCAGTAACTTTGAACGGGATATAATAAAAAGTGGATAAAAAAACTTACAGTTTTAACTCAAACTATTCTATTTCTTAAAAACATTACGTGAATCTTAAGTTCAAAATATATTTTGAAATTATTACCCTTCACATTGAAATTTCCATTCCAATTGCCCTAGTCCTTCATTCATCAGCATCTTGATCATCATGCTCACAGTGCACATATTCCCTCTAAACATACACCGAGAAACAccgagacacacacacacacacatacataaataGAGTAATTTGTGACATGTATCCTCTATTTTTACAACCTACATAACATAGAAAAGCATCTTGTGTGCATATTTCACGTAAGATAACAGAGAAATTATACAAGGTAATGAAATCAAACCTCATATTTGTGTAAGTACTCTGCAGTGAAACAAAATTAGTGAACATGGGGTGTTCAATAAACTGATCGTGGGTTGTCTGAAGTTTTTGGCGAAATTGAGTTATTTTTCTGCACTTGTGGGATATTGAAGATGGTGAACTGGAGAGAAGAAAGAATTGTCGTATTGCCgaattcaaattcaaatttataACACAATAAATTAATGAAAGTGTATTGCCGAATTCAAATTTATAACAGAAAGTATTTCATAGAAATTACTTATGCACGGATGATCTATTAAACTCTAATAAGTTTAGGGGTTAGGCAAAAAAGTCACCACATTTTATTATTTAGACATTCCATGTAGTTTTTAAGGTATATCTTTCTTCTTGATGGCTTCTATATCAGTATTAGGGTTTTGTTGTGTTGTTTGTTTGATGTCGTTGCTTCTTTTGATTTTCATCAATTTGTTTGTCGTTTTTTTGGAGCTTGCGACTTCACCTCCTCTTTAAGCCAGCATCACAGCCAAGCCTCCGCCATCCTTACACCGCCTCCAGTTCACCTTCGTCTCCCCTGCCGACCACCACAGTTGGCCACCTCTACCTTCACCATTTCAGCCGGACCACCACAGAAAACGCGGACCTTTGCACCACCGAAACTATCAACCACAGTATCACCAACAGTCGCTCCTTTAAAATCGAACGCATTCTACCATTTGACCACCCTTATACTAACCGCATCCACCATCTCCATCGTTATCCCGCCACCCTTGCCTCCGTCTCCGATCACCGTCTTTGAACACCACTTTATACCTGCCGCCACCATAGTATACCCATCATCGATCACTACTTCTATTGAGCATCACCATTTTACCTGCATGCTTATACCAACAACCACcgaaaaaataaagtaaaaaaaaaatagtttcgtTCTTTTTCTGCACAAGTATAAAGGAAAGGAAGGAAACAAAGAGGGCACAAATTGATATGGGCTTTGTTATATATTTATGGGCTAGATCAATCGGGTTCATTCCTACTTAATACTCtcttatgtttcctactaatataAAGTTGAAGAAAATTTGGTTAGGAGTCACTTTAACTGAAAATAAGGTTTTCAAAGTTATTATGACAAGAATAAGTGAGTACCTTAATTGTGACCTACACCAATCTTTAATCAAACTAAGGcatgttacaaattataataagtatatctaccctaataaataaagataattttGCCAAATATCATCTTCTTATTAAATTTGCTACATGTCATTTTCTAAGATTTTTTGATTTATtgtttttccacatgtcattttattgttttttttctattttattaaattatacataatattgaatgtaataattataataaatgtaataataaatgcatatcaatttaatTAATTCAACTTTCCTTTTAATTTCTATGTTTCTAAATTTAATCAAAttatttcatttgtttatttatttctattatttatttaaatttaaaatagaaatgaaaaaaaaaacaagttaaaaataacaattaaacattacattttaataattcaatactttttcttcttttttataaattcaaacttcataaatttataaatattaatattttttatataaactcGTGTAGTACACGGATATCACAAATAGTAATCAATAAAAGATGATATGAAATActaaaatcaaattataatatAACTTATTCTTTCCAATTGGTAAACTTTAAAAACTTACCTAAATATTAAATGACTCAAATGTGTCATTAAAAGAGTTTACAtgcttataaatttataattactttatgtaaaaaatttaatattattaccTTAATAATATTCTTTTGGTAATAATATAGCATACAACATGCCCATGCCATGAGGCATGACATAAGGATCTTGAACATTTCAAGAAGGATCAAAGCGGAGTAAAAATGATGACCGTCATAAACATAACTATTAACATACATGAAATAAAGGATAATATGATAAGATAAAAAAGAACTTGAAATCAAGATAAACAGAACTAGAACAAAAACAACTTTTTGTTTCAATAAATGTTGGATTAAAGGTTCatcattttgactttgacttctatATGCGTATCTTGATTTGAAAGAAATGTAGTTTTAGCTATAAAGCTTCAATATTGCCCCAAGTATAGTGTATGTCACAAGTTGATTTTTGTACAGAGAATAAGATACATGATAAAACCATAAACTAGCAGGATAAGTTGTACTATGTGTAGGCCTGGCAATGGAGCGAGTTTTaaccctgatccgatccaaacccttaacaattatacgggtttggagcatagcttttgattcgtttacccgttaacgatccgtacccgctaacccttttattaaaagggtcgggtatggattatcaccgatccgctccatttataacccgccccatataaattttagaattatacatttatattttatatttgctAAGTTTTACTTTAAATTCCAATCGAAAGTCCAAAGGCTAAACTAGTTTTACATAGGACTCGAGGACTCAACTTCTAGATTTCCAGTCTTCTCCCAAGAATCATgatgtcatttcatttatatttcattatataatcaccaatttcatttataaatcaataaattcatttatCAATCGGAAGAAAGTTTGTAATTGCTATTCTCTGTCAATGTAATCGATGGTCAAAAACCAATCGGAAGTAACTACAATAGTAATTTTAATTCCAGTCGAAACTCTTCGAGTACATAATGTCTTTTCTAAATCAACATTTGTTCTATTTAACAAATGTGATTTTTTGATTTAAGTAAAatgagtttgattattcaaaaaacctatgggttacggggcgggtttggatatcagctgattcggtggataagggtatggatttgattattcaaaaccctatGGGTTACGGAGCGTGTTTGGATTGGGTTTtggaatttgttaaaagggtttggattaaggtcgattcgctccaaacccgccccattgccaggTCTAACTATGTGTTTTGAGTTTTTGACTATTGTAAGTCGATGCTATCGAATAGAAATAAAAACAAAGATGTTAACGTGTATTATGTTGTTTATAGTATTATGTATTATTAGGCCCATGTTGGTTTGTGTATTTTGGCCCAATACTTGTATTATGTATTATATATTGTTGGTTAATGAGAAGGGTTCATCTTTATGAGAAATATACCAattatcatggtatcagagccctcCTATTCTTTCTCACCCTAGTTGCTACTTTCTTCTCCTTTTGTTGATTCCTTCTCATTCTTCGCCTTCTGTCAATCCTTTTTTCTTGAATCATGCCAAACGCATCAGGTTCTGTTGTTCCCACCTCTAAAAAGCCATATGGTATCTCCAACATCAAGGCTTCCATCCCTATTGTCCTTGATCTTTAGAAACTAAATTATGATGCATGGAGAAAACTATTTCAGACTCACTGCACAGGTTTTGGAGTAGCCGATCATCTGAAGCCTCCTAGCGGGAAACAGATCATAGATTCAGATGAATGGAATAGCATTGATTCCATTTTTTAGATGTGGATTTTTTGCACTATCTTTGAGCTATTGCTTCAAATGGTTCTCAAGAAGGTAAGTTCTGCTCACGAGATGTGGAGTGATCTAGAGAATCTATTTCACACCAACAAAGACACAAAGATCATCCAAATCGACAATGAATTATGCACTATTACTCAAGGTGATTATGATATGGCTTCTTATTGTACTCGAATCAAATCCATTACAAACATGCTTGATAATATTGATTCTAGTGTTCCTGAAAAGAACATTGTTATTTATACTATCAATGGATTACATCCCAAGTTTGAGAATGTTGCTACAATCATTTGTCACGGTGATCATCTGCCTTCGTTCCTTAAAGTCCGCTCAATGCTCATGGATCAAGAACAACGCCTCAAAACAAACTGCTACACCACCTAATTCAAATGTAACTTCTTCTTCTCCCATTGTTTTGATTTCTGAACAACAACATCAAAACATTAATAATCCTTCCAATCGGGGAAATTTCAACCACCGGGGTGGTCGAACCGATGGTCGAGGACGAGGCAGGGGCAACGGAAGTCGTGGTGGTCATTTGTCTTAAAATTCCAGTCAACATATCCATACACCATTGGGCTGGAACTTTGGGTGGTATCCTATTAATCATGCTCCTGCAGGTCTCCTACTAAGCCCCACTCAACAACAATGAGATCAGCCCTAGTTAACACCATGGACTTAACAACAATGTCACCAATCTGGTCACCAAAGTGTCTCTACCCAACAAACATTCTCGGCTCAACATACTCCTCCTCCATGGCACTAGTTTTAGCCTTCACCAACGAGTCCAAATCAGCCCACTACTTTGCATTAGATATTCAATGCAATGTTTCTTAGTGATCTTTCGAATGATAGATGGGTGATCGACACCAGGGCGACTTCTCATCTCCACTCCAATGCATGTATActtattttttttgaaataatAGTTTTAATTCACCTTCGGTTCTAGTTGGAAATAGGTCCAAAATACCTGTAAGTAATTTCGGTCACTTTGTTCTTCTTCGTTACAACCCCTATCGTCCTCTTATCCTTTAAAATGttcttattgatgggttttgagcattctaacacttcctaagtgtacatacaaccctaataaaccttggatctatgtttgtctaagatacatgaacataattattttccaaggttcatatcctatctagcatggcatggggaacttgaatcaaataaagctagtagaattacttaccttgtagttgtagttgattgcttggagttttagagcctagcaccaatagtgtggatgcctcaaatggaaatcacaaatcaccacaaacttggaactttgataGAACAGTCACAACTATCTTCAAAttggccctcttgctttactcacttcaactagtgtgatttcaagaaccaaagcctcatttatatagtgtggtggattaggtttacatccatgtaaaccctaatacccatgtctcctcatttccatgagatccacgggttaaagctccatggagtatccaaggactttccatgcaagcctagcccattcaaaataagcattagcccacactatataaatatagaagcccatatttaattagtaatacttttgatctctaaattaatcctagataaattatagatcaatactaattaaataatatgatct
The genomic region above belongs to Lactuca sativa cultivar Salinas chromosome 4, Lsat_Salinas_v11, whole genome shotgun sequence and contains:
- the LOC111884851 gene encoding uncharacterized protein LOC111884851 encodes the protein MVLKKVSSAHEMWSDLENLFHTNKDTKIIQIDNELCTITQGDYDMASYCTRIKSITNMLDNIDSSVPEKNIVIYTINGLHPKFENVATIICHGDHLPSFLKVRSMLMDQEQRLKTNCYTT